In Halorhabdus tiamatea SARL4B, a genomic segment contains:
- a CDS encoding TrmB family transcriptional regulator, which produces MSDPKSDWDILPQEILEENAGMSPYEASVYLALIRGGKQSMSELSDASEVPRQRIYDIVKRLRERGFVEIIDEYPKQAYPVDPEKALSPIQDRIRRTRNFLEDLHQAVDEVEEGVSLFKSEASIRKYIRRIITTADMDLFLTIPHHALDMFREDLSELPSDVRTKLIISEIDPEISDGDSIVLDNDVTELADEVRGVTSSEPFIVCADRKTGFYWPELISTQPTQEQGFYITNPELGLLLDRFLSDLLWPIAQPVNPSQNTSELPTFPAQYIRVRDCLADLKQVTADRALESFEIEFEGYDTDTGEAVTKRGILSGYYFSEFDVRASFTLDTVDEPATNERESVSVGGWKAIQEDYEAVRLTVYEREHRELYSLDTETRNYVKACREELPNSFGDRHAVIGIDTTVDRMREIVVEQLEPGKYRPMEEYASFRESIIEFEAEDSPPGMMWAQTETTPGGITGHMGEVFNQLDYSLAFVGNFGKPIHPVFKTAYQGQTIFSIGSPTYADYVQFDDGKFILADLPPTNIDWETIRNTLSLDRIAEQVDGAEFIALGTWGHFNSLPTIWDGIRMDLWPRLEDPPEKALVLPGDIQDVPDSEIENGLESIRNLSDILDVTIVTNRTQADSFSNEIDGGEAAMSLSDMATILQDAMEVSKFVVHAPLEAALGNGEEVLTACAPRPRSVQITNVDDHFNTGLALGMTEGLTDEASLVLAHAVAGVFMREREPPTEKQIRSFVAEYDRLFDSQKDTK; this is translated from the coding sequence ATGTCCGATCCGAAGAGTGATTGGGATATCCTTCCACAGGAAATACTCGAAGAGAACGCGGGGATGTCACCTTACGAAGCGAGCGTGTATCTGGCGCTTATTCGTGGTGGGAAACAGTCGATGAGCGAACTGTCCGACGCGAGTGAGGTTCCTCGACAACGAATCTACGATATCGTCAAAAGACTCCGTGAACGTGGATTCGTCGAAATAATCGACGAGTATCCGAAGCAAGCGTATCCAGTCGATCCGGAAAAAGCGCTGTCTCCGATTCAAGATCGCATTCGTCGTACTCGCAACTTCCTCGAGGATCTCCATCAAGCGGTTGACGAGGTTGAAGAGGGTGTTTCACTCTTCAAGAGCGAAGCGAGTATTCGAAAGTACATCCGTCGGATAATCACGACAGCCGATATGGACCTCTTTCTTACAATCCCTCACCACGCACTCGACATGTTCCGTGAGGACCTGAGCGAGCTACCTTCGGACGTGCGGACGAAATTGATCATCTCTGAAATCGACCCTGAAATCTCTGACGGCGACTCCATTGTTCTCGACAACGACGTTACTGAACTCGCCGATGAAGTTCGTGGCGTCACGTCATCGGAACCGTTTATTGTCTGTGCCGACCGAAAGACCGGCTTCTACTGGCCGGAACTCATCAGTACGCAACCGACCCAAGAGCAAGGATTCTACATCACAAATCCCGAACTCGGACTGTTGCTTGATCGGTTCCTCTCGGACTTACTTTGGCCGATTGCCCAACCAGTGAATCCATCGCAGAACACTTCGGAACTGCCTACGTTTCCAGCACAATACATTCGGGTACGTGACTGTCTTGCGGATCTCAAGCAGGTCACTGCCGATCGAGCACTCGAATCGTTCGAAATCGAGTTCGAGGGCTACGATACTGATACCGGTGAAGCAGTCACAAAGCGAGGCATATTGAGCGGGTACTATTTCAGCGAATTCGACGTTCGGGCTTCGTTTACACTCGACACCGTAGATGAACCAGCCACCAACGAACGGGAATCCGTCTCAGTGGGAGGGTGGAAAGCGATACAAGAGGACTACGAAGCAGTACGACTCACCGTCTACGAACGCGAGCACAGAGAGCTGTACTCGCTCGACACAGAAACGCGCAACTACGTCAAGGCCTGTCGCGAAGAACTTCCAAACTCATTCGGCGATCGTCACGCAGTAATCGGGATCGACACCACTGTCGACCGAATGCGAGAGATCGTTGTGGAGCAACTAGAGCCGGGGAAATATCGACCGATGGAAGAATACGCTTCGTTCCGTGAGTCGATCATCGAATTCGAAGCGGAAGATAGTCCGCCGGGAATGATGTGGGCACAGACTGAGACAACCCCCGGGGGGATAACTGGACACATGGGGGAAGTATTCAATCAACTTGACTATTCACTCGCCTTCGTCGGAAACTTCGGCAAGCCAATTCATCCAGTTTTCAAAACTGCCTATCAAGGTCAGACTATCTTCAGTATTGGTAGTCCTACGTACGCCGACTACGTTCAATTTGACGATGGGAAATTTATTCTCGCCGATCTTCCGCCGACCAACATTGACTGGGAAACCATTAGGAATACGCTTAGCCTCGATCGGATTGCTGAACAGGTAGACGGAGCGGAGTTCATTGCTCTCGGGACGTGGGGGCATTTCAATTCGCTACCGACTATTTGGGACGGAATACGAATGGATTTGTGGCCTCGGCTAGAGGACCCGCCAGAGAAAGCACTCGTATTACCGGGAGACATTCAAGACGTTCCTGACTCCGAAATCGAAAACGGGCTCGAATCTATTAGAAACCTAAGTGATATATTGGACGTAACCATAGTGACGAATAGAACCCAAGCTGATAGTTTTTCAAACGAAATCGACGGCGGAGAGGCGGCTATGTCCTTGAGCGACATGGCGACGATTCTTCAGGACGCGATGGAAGTTTCGAAGTTCGTCGTACACGCCCCGCTGGAAGCAGCACTCGGAAACGGGGAGGAAGTTCTGACGGCGTGTGCTCCCCGCCCGAGATCAGTACAGATCACGAACGTCGACGACCACTTTAACACTGGCCTGGCACTGGGAATGACGGAAGGACTCACTGATGAGGCATCGCTCGTTCTCGCGCACGCCGTTGCCGGAGTCTTCATGCGGGAACGTGAACCGCCGACGGAGAAACAGATCCGGTCGTTTGTGGCCGAATATGATCGGCTATTCGACTCACAGAAAGATACAAAATAG
- a CDS encoding ABC transporter substrate-binding protein has translation MVDQTKKTADDLQNPYRRRILKGVGMVGIAGLAGCMGEKGTTTTGGGGTSDENTTQTENGGDEKSRTDQHFRIMMGGSRPDQGNWNPYGKDYIGGRIGSQIWEGLTMRDYGGNYHPQVLTNWTFPDPIKSGEKITLEMSDEYTWTDGTDLTSEDLVAQLEMERIDNWAYWDFLSGVQAVDDYTVELTIDKRVDPKILKNGLFQFQGYHAVNFKKDVFGEYLTDIKESTTDEEENKARQKLSNYQIAVHEANDLGLGLGPFGKYSAASTSKIVLEKYEDYSSPLIDAIDIPYDYVDGLPVDSPQQKIRAMKNERLDATTNAAMTKDQLQSLPDHYNSFPESGHDGGVFVFNCRNSPLDNQKVRWALSNVFSANHDLLLQNLAYAPEMKPKVEPNVGIGGPELIDKWLGDVKDQFMWHDGGTERAAELLSEEGFTRKNGQWYKPNGDRWELTIKGATFHKNRTQTLATILKQFGIAAQPVVEENSVWFGKTIPENNYDITHWWGAQATPIPYFGLQQMLVANAPKSAYLNGVPSEAEWEEEKTEGLVIKLPPIGEQNGRLESFDINAKIETLGTAQSEEEKRPLIQQLTWAWNWMDAYWGPWLMYRPSMFWSEKNWKWPSEDSDMMKTKSVSFWPTRNGEPQPR, from the coding sequence ATGGTCGATCAGACCAAAAAGACAGCCGACGATCTACAGAACCCGTACCGTCGTCGCATCCTGAAAGGAGTAGGGATGGTTGGCATCGCAGGTCTTGCCGGTTGTATGGGTGAGAAGGGAACCACCACTACAGGCGGTGGTGGAACCTCTGACGAGAACACAACCCAGACTGAAAATGGGGGAGATGAAAAGAGTCGGACAGATCAGCATTTCAGGATCATGATGGGAGGTTCCCGGCCGGACCAGGGCAACTGGAATCCGTACGGGAAAGATTACATTGGCGGCAGAATCGGGTCCCAGATCTGGGAAGGGCTGACCATGCGGGACTACGGTGGCAACTATCATCCCCAGGTCCTCACCAATTGGACGTTCCCCGACCCCATCAAAAGCGGCGAGAAAATCACGCTGGAAATGTCCGACGAGTACACCTGGACGGACGGAACGGACCTTACTTCGGAAGATCTCGTCGCTCAGCTCGAAATGGAACGTATCGACAACTGGGCGTACTGGGACTTCCTGTCCGGCGTCCAGGCGGTCGACGATTACACGGTCGAATTGACGATCGACAAAAGAGTCGACCCGAAGATTCTCAAGAATGGTCTGTTCCAATTCCAGGGCTACCATGCGGTGAACTTCAAAAAAGACGTCTTTGGAGAGTATCTGACAGACATCAAGGAATCGACGACCGACGAAGAGGAAAACAAGGCACGCCAGAAACTCTCTAATTACCAGATTGCCGTACACGAGGCAAACGATCTCGGACTTGGACTTGGTCCGTTCGGAAAATACTCCGCCGCGAGTACGTCGAAGATTGTACTCGAGAAATACGAGGATTATAGTAGTCCGCTCATCGACGCTATTGATATCCCGTATGACTACGTCGACGGGTTGCCGGTCGACTCGCCACAGCAAAAGATCAGGGCGATGAAAAACGAGCGGCTCGACGCGACGACCAACGCTGCTATGACGAAAGACCAGCTACAATCTCTCCCGGACCATTACAATTCGTTCCCCGAGTCGGGACACGATGGCGGGGTATTTGTTTTCAACTGTCGGAACTCCCCGCTCGACAACCAGAAGGTCCGGTGGGCGCTTTCGAACGTCTTCAGCGCGAACCACGATCTTCTTCTTCAGAATCTCGCGTATGCACCCGAGATGAAACCGAAGGTGGAGCCGAACGTCGGGATCGGTGGACCGGAACTCATCGACAAGTGGCTCGGCGACGTGAAAGATCAGTTCATGTGGCACGACGGCGGCACGGAGCGAGCCGCAGAATTGCTCAGTGAAGAAGGGTTCACCCGGAAGAACGGACAATGGTACAAGCCCAACGGCGACCGGTGGGAACTCACGATCAAAGGGGCGACATTCCACAAAAACCGCACGCAGACGCTCGCGACAATTCTCAAGCAGTTCGGTATCGCTGCCCAGCCTGTCGTTGAAGAGAACTCCGTCTGGTTTGGCAAGACCATTCCCGAAAACAATTACGATATCACGCATTGGTGGGGCGCTCAAGCGACGCCGATCCCCTATTTCGGCCTCCAGCAGATGCTTGTGGCCAATGCGCCAAAGTCGGCGTACTTAAACGGGGTTCCCTCTGAAGCCGAGTGGGAAGAAGAGAAGACGGAAGGGCTCGTCATCAAGCTCCCCCCGATCGGCGAGCAGAACGGTCGACTCGAATCGTTCGACATTAACGCGAAGATCGAGACGCTAGGAACGGCGCAGTCGGAGGAAGAAAAGCGTCCGCTGATCCAGCAACTCACGTGGGCTTGGAACTGGATGGACGCGTACTGGGGCCCCTGGTTGATGTATCGCCCGTCGATGTTCTGGAGTGAGAAAAACTGGAAGTGGCCATCGGAAGATAGCGACATGATGAAGACGAAAAGCGTGAGCTTCTGGCCGACGCGCAACGGTGAGCCCCAGCCACGGTAG
- a CDS encoding GH32 C-terminal domain-containing protein, whose amino-acid sequence MTIPVPEDITIGLLNDGSLSEEQAAYYRLLLQLGYKVETVLLEESNSDLATYDVLCWHRGETMDDFSNVGDEILTRIYDYVDAGGALLLTLNAVTAVGRLGIDARPPDDTPNGSQTESGLLVKKLHENHPIFDDLDTLRLTTQPGRDGLVGTCYQRFLPRDGNMLAGRRQNGEDRPRQKSMYEWEVGDGTVVGLGTDCWVDGVSSEPYLGALESLFDNVIEYLASSNPASPAAYPSDREDLDAMRTQLANGQHRPQYHLTAPANWLNDPNGLVKWDGEYHVFYQYNPEGPFHDTIHWGHAVSDDLVTWRDEPIALAPDPGSPDEDGCWSGCTVDDGGTPTFVYTGVSDRDQLPCIATGDDELREWTKTDGNPVITSPPETLDICGTDEWDAHFRDHNVWRDDDTWYQIIGAGIEDVGGTALLYESSNLIDWEYHGPILTGDWPGAGPIWECPELLDFGEKSLLHVSNYNEVIYFVGEYSDGSFDVDKKGTLDPGNFYAPQSMNTDERTIMLGWIKEARSDRDQWDAGWSGLLSLPREVSLESDGDLTIRPVPELERLRSDPYRVDGMTLTPESSNPLDGVESRTCEVNLEFDPGDADEIGLTVFQSPASEPREQTVLRYADGQLVVERTHSVQPTANSDTATHEQAIPVSPQADGTIELRVFLDRSVIEIFANSRRCLTSRVYPASERSDNMELYAFGGEAHVERIDVWKLDGGGMNDSE is encoded by the coding sequence ATGACGATCCCTGTACCAGAAGATATTACCATAGGATTACTCAACGACGGATCCTTGAGTGAAGAACAGGCGGCATATTATCGGCTTCTCCTCCAACTCGGTTACAAAGTCGAAACAGTACTACTTGAAGAGTCCAACTCCGACTTAGCGACATACGATGTCCTGTGCTGGCACCGCGGAGAGACGATGGATGATTTCTCTAACGTAGGCGATGAGATCTTGACGCGAATATATGACTACGTGGACGCAGGTGGTGCTCTGCTTCTTACTCTCAATGCTGTTACTGCGGTCGGACGACTAGGGATCGACGCACGCCCACCAGATGATACCCCCAACGGTTCACAGACTGAATCTGGACTGCTCGTCAAGAAACTTCACGAGAATCATCCTATATTCGATGACCTCGATACGTTGCGACTCACGACACAACCCGGTCGCGACGGACTCGTGGGGACGTGCTATCAACGGTTTCTCCCCCGTGACGGAAACATGTTAGCGGGTCGGAGACAAAATGGGGAGGACAGGCCGAGACAGAAATCGATGTACGAATGGGAGGTTGGCGACGGTACTGTCGTCGGACTCGGAACTGACTGCTGGGTCGACGGTGTCTCGTCCGAACCATATCTCGGTGCGCTCGAATCCCTGTTCGACAACGTCATCGAGTACCTTGCGTCCTCAAATCCGGCTAGTCCCGCCGCTTATCCCTCAGATAGAGAAGATCTCGACGCGATGCGAACGCAACTCGCGAATGGCCAGCACCGGCCCCAGTATCACCTTACCGCGCCAGCGAACTGGCTAAACGATCCAAACGGCCTTGTCAAGTGGGACGGTGAATACCACGTCTTCTATCAGTACAACCCGGAGGGGCCGTTTCACGATACCATTCACTGGGGACACGCTGTGAGCGACGATCTCGTCACGTGGCGGGACGAACCGATCGCACTTGCGCCGGATCCAGGAAGCCCGGACGAAGACGGGTGCTGGTCAGGCTGCACCGTTGACGACGGTGGAACACCGACGTTCGTTTATACGGGTGTTAGCGATCGCGATCAGCTACCGTGCATTGCCACTGGAGACGACGAATTACGGGAGTGGACGAAAACCGACGGCAATCCGGTCATTACGTCTCCGCCCGAGACTTTAGATATATGCGGAACTGACGAGTGGGACGCTCATTTCCGTGACCACAACGTATGGCGCGACGATGACACCTGGTACCAGATCATCGGCGCTGGGATCGAAGACGTTGGTGGTACCGCGCTCCTGTATGAATCTAGTAACCTCATAGACTGGGAATATCACGGCCCGATCCTGACCGGCGATTGGCCGGGGGCAGGTCCGATATGGGAATGTCCAGAATTGCTTGACTTCGGTGAGAAGTCGCTTCTTCATGTGTCCAATTACAACGAAGTCATCTACTTCGTGGGCGAGTACAGTGACGGTTCGTTCGATGTCGACAAAAAAGGAACACTAGATCCCGGCAATTTCTACGCTCCACAGTCGATGAATACGGACGAGCGAACGATCATGCTAGGGTGGATCAAAGAAGCACGGAGCGACCGAGACCAGTGGGATGCGGGATGGTCGGGACTTCTTTCGCTTCCCCGAGAGGTGTCTCTCGAGTCGGACGGGGATCTAACGATCCGTCCCGTACCAGAGCTCGAACGGCTCCGGAGCGATCCGTATCGAGTAGATGGCATGACGCTCACCCCTGAATCGTCAAATCCCCTTGACGGCGTCGAAAGTCGGACGTGTGAAGTCAATCTCGAGTTCGACCCGGGGGATGCCGACGAAATCGGACTTACAGTGTTCCAGTCGCCGGCGAGCGAACCCAGAGAACAGACAGTGCTACGATACGCAGATGGGCAACTCGTCGTCGAACGGACACACTCAGTGCAGCCTACCGCCAACAGCGACACAGCGACGCACGAACAAGCCATTCCAGTATCGCCGCAAGCGGACGGGACGATCGAACTTCGCGTGTTCCTCGATCGATCGGTGATCGAAATCTTCGCGAACAGCCGACGCTGTCTGACGAGCCGGGTGTATCCCGCCAGCGAACGGAGCGATAACATGGAATTGTACGCCTTCGGCGGTGAAGCACACGTCGAACGAATCGATGTCTGGAAACTCGATGGCGGTGGCATGAACGACTCGGAGTAA